A single window of Flavobacteriales bacterium DNA harbors:
- the aroF gene encoding 3-deoxy-7-phosphoheptulonate synthase, whose protein sequence is MIIQLHPDIPQSEAERLARSVAAFYVHDGEKQLLVTSSSEKSLHPTLERFAKSHWVADSDIQLSSRSYRAENRITRMGDMELGNGLNTVVIGGPCSVENESQIRSAAQLVKDNGLHIFRAGAFKPRTSPYTFQGLGMEGLELLEMVRAEYGLRIITEVKDSSHVEAVIETADIIQIGAKAMYDHSILHACGESRKPVLIKRGFGTTLQELAQAAEFILSKGNMQVMLCERGIRSFETKTRFTLDLCGAAWLKYACNLPIILDPSHAMGYAYGVPDLARACMAMGVDGLLIETHPEPAKALSDASQQLNPSEFTALVASLHPIAKAIDRKLI, encoded by the coding sequence GTGATTATTCAACTTCATCCGGACATCCCTCAAAGCGAAGCGGAGCGTCTGGCTCGTTCTGTTGCGGCCTTTTATGTGCACGATGGCGAAAAGCAATTGTTGGTTACCTCTTCTTCAGAAAAAAGCCTCCATCCTACTCTTGAACGTTTTGCGAAAAGTCACTGGGTGGCGGATTCCGATATCCAGCTGAGCTCTCGTTCATATCGCGCAGAAAACCGCATCACCCGAATGGGTGATATGGAGCTGGGCAATGGTTTAAACACGGTGGTGATTGGTGGTCCCTGCTCGGTAGAAAACGAATCGCAAATTCGCAGTGCAGCACAATTGGTGAAGGATAACGGTCTGCACATTTTCCGCGCCGGCGCCTTTAAACCGCGCACCTCACCTTATACCTTTCAGGGATTGGGAATGGAAGGTCTTGAATTACTGGAGATGGTTCGTGCCGAATATGGTTTGCGCATCATTACAGAAGTAAAAGACTCCTCGCATGTGGAAGCGGTGATTGAAACGGCCGATATTATTCAAATCGGAGCCAAAGCCATGTACGATCATTCCATTCTTCACGCCTGTGGAGAAAGCCGGAAACCTGTATTAATTAAGCGTGGATTTGGTACTACACTACAGGAACTTGCACAAGCCGCAGAATTTATTTTATCGAAAGGAAATATGCAGGTGATGCTCTGTGAACGCGGGATTCGCAGCTTTGAAACAAAAACCCGGTTTACACTCGATTTATGTGGAGCAGCCTGGTTAAAATATGCCTGTAATTTACCCATCATTCTGGATCCGAGTCACGCCATGGGTTATGCCTACGGTGTTCCCGATTTAGCCCGTGCCTGCATGGCAATGGGTGTGGATGGATTACTGATTGAAACCCATCCCGAACCGGCCAAAGCATTAAGTGATGCCTCCCAGCAATTGAATCCTTCGGAATTTACCGCGCTTGTTGCATCTTTGCATCCTATTGCTAAAGCTATCGACCGAAAACTGATTTGA
- a CDS encoding methyltransferase domain-containing protein, with amino-acid sequence MSKGIRFFKEFLRERRTVGALSPSSIFLARKMVAPIDFTKARVIVELGPGTGIFTKEILKNMHPDAKLFVFETQKSFCDMIQKEINDSRMILINDSAEHVMRHLQQNGADQADYTVSSIPFTVIPTSIKGAILSEAVKSLKPGGLFIQFQYSLNAHKLLKSHFRQVKLDFTPMNIPPAFIYKCSI; translated from the coding sequence ATGAGCAAAGGGATCAGATTCTTTAAGGAGTTTTTGCGGGAAAGGAGAACAGTTGGAGCTCTGTCGCCAAGTTCAATTTTTCTTGCGCGCAAAATGGTGGCGCCGATTGATTTTACTAAAGCACGGGTAATTGTGGAGTTAGGTCCCGGTACGGGAATTTTCACCAAGGAGATTTTAAAAAACATGCATCCGGATGCGAAACTTTTTGTGTTTGAAACCCAGAAAAGTTTTTGCGACATGATTCAGAAGGAGATCAATGATTCCCGGATGATTCTGATCAATGATTCTGCCGAGCATGTGATGCGTCATTTACAACAAAATGGAGCGGATCAGGCCGATTATACCGTTTCTTCCATTCCCTTTACTGTAATTCCGACTTCGATTAAAGGTGCCATATTGAGTGAAGCGGTAAAAAGCCTTAAACCCGGTGGATTATTTATTCAGTTTCAGTATTCGCTGAATGCACACAAATTATTAAAAAGTCATTTCCGTCAGGTAAAACTCGATTTTACCCCTATGAATATTCCTCCTGCATTTATTTACAAGTGCAGCATCTGA
- a CDS encoding tetratricopeptide repeat protein, translating into MTRIFSLIVLLLLAGSVAAQNKKQANKYFLAGNFELALDEYAALAEIQPENLLFQYRLAVCYLNTNISKTKAIPCLEKVISAKKFDANALFLLGRAYHFNMEFDNAIAAYNRFLETKDGNAENKKEAGRQIDYCQNAKELVKFPIEVEFENLGQGINSAYQEYLPFVPVNESFLLFTTRRNDGSNVRPNGLFYSNIYYSKSENGKFTRPVPLEINTPDQDENLVGLSNNGEVAVFYRETPESIGDLFFLSKKDGKFSVFNRIDPKVNTSYTEIAATISADSSSIIFASNMPGGFGGIDLYICRRLPNGKWSDPQNLGPSVNTIYDEDFPSISPDGKTLYFSSKGHTSMGGYDLFYATYNEEKNRFMQVRSMGYPLNTPGDDMNLRISENGKYGYIAAVRPEGFGDLDIYRVNFKDAESQFTVIKGYIKSTDSTARPEAVFITVSNKTTGEIMGEYQPNQRNGRYVIILPPGNYSLMIEAEGFSGRMEDLEVYGMESYQFEVLRDFILTPEK; encoded by the coding sequence ATGACCAGGATATTCTCACTAATAGTATTGCTTTTATTGGCAGGTTCGGTAGCTGCTCAGAATAAAAAACAAGCCAATAAATATTTTCTCGCCGGCAATTTCGAATTGGCCTTGGATGAGTATGCCGCTCTGGCAGAAATTCAGCCGGAGAATTTACTCTTTCAGTACCGGCTTGCAGTGTGTTACCTCAATACCAATATTTCAAAAACCAAAGCCATTCCTTGTCTGGAAAAAGTAATCAGCGCCAAGAAATTTGATGCCAATGCTTTATTTCTATTGGGAAGAGCTTATCATTTTAACATGGAATTCGATAATGCGATAGCGGCTTACAATCGTTTTCTTGAAACGAAAGATGGAAATGCAGAGAATAAAAAAGAGGCGGGACGGCAAATCGATTATTGCCAGAATGCAAAGGAGCTGGTTAAATTTCCCATTGAAGTTGAATTCGAAAATCTCGGACAAGGCATTAATTCGGCCTATCAGGAATACCTTCCCTTTGTGCCTGTAAACGAAAGTTTTTTATTGTTTACCACACGAAGAAACGATGGAAGCAATGTGCGTCCCAATGGATTATTTTATTCCAACATCTACTACAGCAAAAGTGAAAACGGAAAATTTACTCGTCCCGTTCCTCTGGAAATTAATACACCTGATCAGGATGAAAATCTGGTTGGATTATCCAACAATGGAGAGGTGGCCGTTTTCTACCGCGAAACACCGGAATCCATCGGCGATTTGTTTTTCCTCAGTAAAAAAGATGGGAAATTTTCGGTGTTTAACCGCATAGATCCGAAAGTAAATACTTCGTATACAGAAATAGCTGCAACAATTAGTGCCGACAGCTCCTCGATCATTTTTGCCAGTAACATGCCCGGCGGATTCGGAGGTATCGATTTGTATATCTGTCGCCGTTTACCCAATGGAAAATGGTCCGATCCGCAGAATTTGGGTCCATCCGTTAACACCATCTACGATGAAGATTTTCCTTCCATTTCTCCCGATGGAAAAACCCTTTATTTTTCTTCGAAGGGACATACCTCTATGGGCGGATACGATTTGTTTTACGCAACGTATAATGAAGAAAAAAACAGATTCATGCAGGTGCGCAGTATGGGCTACCCGCTCAATACACCGGGTGATGATATGAATCTCCGTATAAGCGAAAATGGTAAGTACGGATACATTGCCGCTGTTCGTCCCGAAGGCTTCGGCGATTTAGATATCTACCGGGTTAATTTTAAAGATGCGGAATCGCAGTTTACGGTTATCAAAGGCTATATTAAATCCACCGATTCAACGGCGCGTCCCGAAGCGGTTTTCATTACCGTGAGCAATAAAACTACCGGCGAAATCATGGGCGAATATCAACCCAATCAACGCAACGGCAGATACGTGATTATTCTTCCTCCCGGAAATTATTCCCTCATGATCGAAGCAGAAGGATTTAGCGGAAGAATGGAAGATCTGGAGGTTTACGGGATGGAATCCTACCAATTCGAAGTGTTACGCGATTTTATTCTTACACCGGAAAAATGA
- the rplS gene encoding 50S ribosomal protein L19 has protein sequence MDRLQELSKELLPVNNELPAFKAGDTVTVHYKIKEGNKERVQQYQGVVIQRRGAGATETFTVRKMSNNIGVERVFPINSPFIDKIEVNKKGVVRRARVFYLRELKGKAARIKEKQKAIAQ, from the coding sequence ATGGATCGTCTTCAAGAACTCTCAAAAGAACTGTTACCGGTAAACAACGAACTTCCAGCGTTTAAAGCAGGAGATACTGTTACCGTTCACTATAAAATTAAAGAAGGTAACAAAGAGCGTGTTCAGCAATATCAAGGTGTTGTTATTCAACGTCGTGGTGCAGGTGCTACTGAAACTTTTACAGTACGTAAAATGTCAAACAACATCGGTGTTGAACGTGTATTCCCAATTAACTCACCTTTCATCGACAAAATCGAAGTGAATAAAAAAGGTGTTGTACGTCGTGCACGTGTATTCTATCTGCGCGAACTTAAAGGTAAAGCAGCTCGTATCAAGGAAAAACAAAAAGCAATTGCTCAGTAA
- a CDS encoding rhomboid family intramembrane serine protease, which produces MNFSPTLILIVVNVIVSLMCFEKRDLFYKLALNPYSVKHNKEWYRLFTHAFVHADFMHLFVNMYVLYGFGQFLEQIFMFHFGDRGLFLYILLYFGAMIFATPVALKRHQDNPSYNSVGASGAVAGIIFSFIAFYPGQILELFFILPIPAFIFGALYLIYEAVMDKRGRGNVAHDAHFFGAVFGFGFTVLLDTDIFLNFFKQVLQFFGI; this is translated from the coding sequence ATGAATTTCTCTCCAACGCTGATTTTAATTGTTGTTAATGTTATCGTTTCACTCATGTGTTTCGAAAAGCGCGATTTGTTTTACAAATTGGCATTGAATCCCTATAGTGTAAAACACAACAAGGAATGGTATCGCTTATTTACCCACGCATTTGTACATGCCGATTTTATGCATCTGTTTGTGAATATGTACGTGCTTTATGGATTTGGTCAGTTCCTCGAACAAATATTCATGTTTCATTTTGGAGACCGTGGTCTCTTTTTATACATCCTGCTATATTTTGGGGCTATGATTTTTGCAACACCCGTCGCTTTAAAACGACATCAGGATAATCCCTCGTATAATTCGGTTGGAGCCTCCGGTGCAGTTGCGGGAATTATATTTTCGTTTATTGCGTTTTATCCCGGACAAATCCTTGAGTTGTTTTTTATACTCCCCATTCCTGCATTTATTTTCGGTGCACTGTATCTGATCTATGAAGCAGTAATGGATAAACGAGGCAGAGGAAATGTGGCACACGATGCACACTTTTTTGGTGCTGTATTCGGATTTGGATTTACGGTATTGCTGGATACAGACATCTTTCTGAACTTTTTTAAACAAGTGCTGCAATTCTTTGGTATATGA
- a CDS encoding aminotransferase class IV yields MSALPFANCDGKIVDSSQPYLTAENRAFRYGDGLFESIRVINGKVCFPEVHIARLLEGMAAIKMDIPAHFTQGYFIQQLNQTIEANKVTEGARVRLTVFRNNGGFYQPEDNGAGFVIEMSETQSNYYRLNEDGLAVDLYTEIKKPVNKLSIYKTCNSLQYIMSAIWARQNKLDDALIVNDKGNIIEASSSNLFIICNGVLYTPALSDGCLAGTMRMQVINLALENKIKVYECSLTPQNLLVADEIFLTSATRGLQWVSSYKMKRYFNTLTRTLVEKLNEKISKL; encoded by the coding sequence ATGAGCGCACTACCATTTGCCAATTGCGACGGGAAAATTGTTGATTCCTCCCAGCCGTATTTAACTGCCGAAAACCGTGCTTTTCGGTATGGCGACGGCTTGTTTGAATCGATTCGTGTCATTAACGGAAAAGTATGTTTTCCTGAAGTACATATTGCACGATTACTCGAAGGAATGGCAGCGATTAAAATGGATATCCCGGCTCATTTTACACAGGGTTATTTCATTCAGCAGCTCAATCAAACCATCGAAGCGAATAAAGTCACCGAAGGAGCCAGGGTCCGCCTAACGGTATTTCGCAATAACGGCGGTTTCTACCAGCCGGAGGATAACGGAGCAGGATTCGTGATTGAAATGAGTGAAACGCAAAGCAATTATTATCGCTTAAATGAAGACGGACTGGCGGTTGATTTATATACCGAAATAAAAAAGCCGGTAAATAAACTTTCCATTTATAAAACCTGTAATTCCCTGCAGTATATTATGTCGGCCATCTGGGCGCGGCAGAATAAACTCGATGATGCATTAATTGTAAATGACAAAGGCAATATCATCGAAGCCAGCAGCAGTAATTTGTTCATCATTTGCAATGGCGTATTATATACACCTGCACTGAGTGATGGATGTTTGGCAGGAACCATGCGCATGCAGGTAATTAATCTTGCGCTCGAAAACAAAATTAAAGTGTACGAATGTTCCTTAACGCCACAAAATTTATTGGTGGCAGATGAAATATTTCTGACCAGCGCTACACGTGGATTGCAGTGGGTGAGTAGTTATAAAATGAAGCGCTATTTTAATACCCTTACCCGAACTCTGGTTGAAAAGCTCAACGAGAAAATATCCAAACTCTAA
- a CDS encoding HAD family hydrolase, with translation MNSAYYRNLEYLCKSKKIDQSSLANEIGIDFSDLRRPTPDDLVKIADHFKVSLDLLLKGSLAKADEIRKKGIRLFVTDVDGVLTDGGMYYSESGDEYKKFNAKDGIAIKRLKKNGIQTGIISHGHNKNLIARRASLLDIELVEVSTVPKLDVLKAWCATMGIELAQVAYIGDDVTDADVMQAVGLSACPADAVNSVKLHAHLILSRKGGEACVREFIDEYILV, from the coding sequence ATGAACAGCGCTTATTACCGCAATCTGGAATACCTCTGCAAATCGAAAAAAATCGACCAAAGTTCATTGGCCAATGAAATCGGAATTGATTTTTCAGATTTACGCCGACCCACACCTGATGATCTGGTTAAGATTGCCGATCATTTTAAGGTTAGTCTCGATCTGCTGTTAAAAGGGAGTCTGGCCAAAGCCGATGAAATCAGAAAAAAAGGAATTCGTTTATTCGTTACGGATGTGGACGGAGTTTTAACGGATGGCGGAATGTATTATTCGGAGAGTGGAGATGAATACAAAAAGTTCAATGCAAAAGATGGAATTGCCATTAAGCGCCTGAAGAAAAATGGAATTCAAACCGGAATCATTTCGCATGGTCACAATAAAAACCTCATTGCACGCCGCGCATCTTTGCTCGATATTGAACTGGTTGAAGTAAGTACCGTTCCCAAGCTGGATGTTTTAAAAGCCTGGTGTGCTACCATGGGAATTGAATTAGCGCAGGTAGCCTATATTGGCGATGATGTTACCGATGCAGATGTAATGCAGGCTGTAGGATTATCTGCTTGTCCGGCCGATGCGGTAAATTCCGTTAAACTTCATGCACATTTAATTCTTTCCCGTAAAGGAGGAGAAGCATGTGTTCGCGAATTTATAGATGAATATATTTTAGTCTGA
- a CDS encoding NAD(P)/FAD-dependent oxidoreductase — protein MLIDIPHSSKARIVIVGGGFGGIKLAKELSGSDVQIVLIDKNNYHTFQPLLYQVATAGLEADSIAYPIRKIFGKSKNVFFRMGEVHRIVPEEKKIEIDNDHLFYDYLVIATGARTNYFGNEGLTISSMPMKSVPEALDLRSMILQNFEKILTISNERKKQSLMNFVIAGAGPTGVELAGALGELKKHVFPKDYPELDLSNMNIYLVQSGDRVLPMLSEKSSQRAKRYLEELGVQVVLNTRVLDYNGDYVQTNTGQDLVARTLIWTAGVTGNPVEGLDPKLVTKSGRYMVDEYNRIQGYSEIFAIGDVACMCTKDYPNGHPQVAPVAIQQAKHFAKNIRLAIASKTMKPFSYRDKGSMATIGKNRAVVEVGRSKFGGFIAWAMWMFVHLMSLVGFRNRFVIFLNWTKNYFSSDRGMRLIIREFDLIEVKRRRKREMEQEKQKESM, from the coding sequence ATGTTAATTGATATTCCTCATTCATCGAAAGCGAGGATTGTAATTGTTGGAGGCGGATTCGGTGGAATTAAACTGGCAAAAGAATTATCTGGAAGTGATGTACAAATTGTGCTGATTGATAAAAACAATTATCACACCTTTCAACCCTTATTGTATCAGGTAGCAACGGCGGGATTGGAAGCGGATTCCATTGCCTATCCCATCCGGAAAATTTTTGGTAAGAGTAAGAATGTATTTTTCCGCATGGGAGAGGTACACCGAATTGTACCCGAGGAAAAGAAAATTGAAATCGATAACGATCATTTGTTTTACGATTACCTCGTTATTGCCACAGGTGCACGTACCAACTATTTCGGTAATGAAGGATTAACCATCTCTTCAATGCCGATGAAAAGCGTACCCGAAGCACTCGATTTACGCAGTATGATTTTGCAGAATTTCGAAAAAATACTTACCATTTCGAATGAACGCAAGAAGCAAAGTTTAATGAATTTCGTCATCGCAGGGGCGGGTCCCACCGGTGTTGAATTAGCCGGAGCATTAGGCGAATTAAAAAAACATGTTTTTCCGAAAGATTATCCGGAGCTGGATTTAAGTAACATGAACATCTACCTCGTTCAATCGGGCGATCGCGTGTTACCGATGCTTTCCGAAAAATCATCACAACGTGCCAAGCGCTATTTGGAAGAATTGGGTGTTCAGGTGGTATTAAATACCCGTGTGCTCGATTATAATGGCGATTACGTGCAAACCAATACCGGACAAGATTTGGTGGCGCGGACTTTAATCTGGACCGCCGGTGTAACGGGTAATCCGGTGGAAGGTTTGGATCCGAAACTGGTAACCAAGTCGGGCAGGTACATGGTGGATGAGTACAATCGGATACAAGGCTATTCAGAAATATTTGCCATTGGCGACGTAGCCTGCATGTGCACGAAGGATTATCCGAATGGTCATCCGCAAGTTGCCCCCGTAGCCATACAACAAGCCAAACATTTCGCTAAAAATATTCGTCTCGCCATTGCCAGTAAAACCATGAAACCTTTTTCTTATCGCGATAAAGGATCGATGGCTACCATTGGGAAAAACAGGGCAGTAGTGGAGGTTGGCCGTTCCAAATTCGGAGGATTTATTGCCTGGGCCATGTGGATGTTTGTCCACCTCATGTCGCTCGTAGGATTCCGCAATCGCTTTGTGATATTTCTCAATTGGACCAAAAACTATTTCAGCTCCGATCGGGGAATGCGCTTAATCATTCGCGAATTCGATCTGATTGAAGTTAAGCGTCGACGTAAACGCGAAATGGAACAGGAAAAACAAAAAGAAAGTATGTAA
- a CDS encoding HAD family hydrolase, producing MKKAVFLDRDGVINQERGDYTWKLEDIVLLTDLIPFLKELQQRSYELIVITNQGGIGKGLYSREEYFMAEQKIAAELDKEGIHFQEVYYCPHHPTVTQCLCRKPGGLLFEKAIARFNIDPKQSYMIGDRERDIEAAASVGIKGFLIEANSPLLPILDKIS from the coding sequence ATGAAAAAAGCAGTGTTTCTCGATAGAGACGGAGTCATTAATCAGGAACGGGGCGATTACACCTGGAAATTGGAGGACATTGTATTGTTAACCGATTTAATTCCCTTTTTAAAGGAACTGCAACAGCGCTCCTATGAGTTAATCGTAATCACCAACCAGGGTGGAATTGGCAAGGGATTGTATTCGAGAGAAGAATATTTTATGGCTGAGCAAAAAATTGCTGCTGAATTGGACAAGGAAGGTATTCATTTTCAGGAGGTGTATTATTGTCCGCATCACCCTACGGTGACCCAATGCCTCTGCCGCAAACCGGGTGGATTATTATTCGAAAAAGCCATTGCCCGGTTTAACATCGATCCTAAACAAAGTTACATGATAGGCGACCGTGAGCGGGATATAGAGGCTGCTGCATCCGTTGGCATAAAAGGCTTTCTGATCGAGGCGAATTCTCCGCTTTTGCCTATATTGGACAAAATTTCCTGA
- a CDS encoding DUF4920 domain-containing protein: MKKFMMLAATGLFLASCGGGTEAENKEEKKDSAVVEHVAKYGDTTITEEGAISMPDFITAMNGKDSLEVKINANINQCCKKKGCWMTVDMENGEEMRVTFKDYGFFVPKNADGMNATFQGWAFVDTLSVEMQKHYLQDEGASQEEIDAITEPVAEWSFVANGVIIKDAKKK; the protein is encoded by the coding sequence ATGAAAAAATTTATGATGTTGGCCGCTACGGGATTATTCCTTGCTTCATGCGGAGGCGGTACTGAAGCGGAAAACAAAGAAGAAAAGAAAGATTCTGCCGTTGTGGAACATGTGGCGAAATATGGCGATACTACCATTACGGAAGAAGGCGCCATCAGTATGCCGGATTTTATTACTGCCATGAATGGAAAAGATTCGCTTGAAGTAAAAATCAACGCCAATATTAATCAGTGCTGCAAGAAAAAAGGATGCTGGATGACGGTGGATATGGAGAATGGAGAAGAAATGCGTGTGACCTTTAAAGATTATGGATTTTTTGTTCCTAAAAATGCAGACGGCATGAATGCTACTTTTCAGGGATGGGCATTTGTAGATACACTTTCAGTTGAAATGCAGAAGCATTATTTGCAGGACGAAGGTGCCAGTCAGGAAGAAATCGATGCCATCACCGAGCCGGTTGCAGAATGGTCGTTTGTTGCAAATGGAGTTATTATTAAGGATGCGAAGAAAAAATAA
- a CDS encoding OmpA family protein produces the protein MRKTLFVIYLLFLFSNQGFGQTQSIFKDDFLNNNNAWLTKEASDFAAEVSDGNYNIDLKKEGDAWWLWSPIAIDPNKPFIYRCEFTIAPNSKKGVFGLAWNVENADNNFNFAVSVTGQHMVFNTKDGAYSYPKSWTTSSKKVEKGKAQILTVKSNGSNYQFLLDDAVLCELPYYKFEGTNSVGFYVQNFIDVRVNWVEIVQDRGAMNVLSGTDLDVVKKTNLGSNVNTVYTEKKPVISHDGHTLFFVRSEDPQNFGVDKADDIWFATVDDQNQWSKAKNVGRPVNNKENNSCIGVAQDNSWIMLKGQYTSDGEYKGSGFSIASKNGEGWFNPVNLTVKNYYNNAKYQEACVSPDGNVLMFAIQREDSYGNKDLYVSKRLPDGTFSEPVNCGANVNSFAAEIGPFIAGDGKTVYYASEGLPGYGDADIFMIQRLDDSWTNWSNPVNLGPTINSAGWDAYFSTDAKGEWGYMVSTENAIGRSDIFRFRLPEKAKPKITCVVKGKIINAKTNEPMIGELTFNVLETDSLLGKIYALPSDGTFSMVLKEGLQYSIDATYPGYLGERISIDLRDVKESVEKEVVMYLKPIENETTVELNNVFFEENKAELHYSSKAQLHWVRIFMEKNPETVILIGGHAMVSGASEKFNKKLSEDRAKTVYKYLIEIGVDKKRLKYKGYGSSKPVYSGTDPGQNSKNRCVDFTIISK, from the coding sequence ATGAGGAAAACACTATTTGTAATTTACCTGCTATTCCTGTTTAGTAATCAGGGGTTTGGACAGACTCAGTCAATTTTTAAGGACGATTTCCTGAATAATAACAATGCCTGGCTCACCAAAGAGGCTTCCGATTTTGCGGCTGAGGTTTCCGACGGAAATTATAACATCGACCTCAAAAAGGAAGGAGATGCCTGGTGGCTTTGGAGTCCGATCGCTATCGATCCGAACAAACCTTTTATCTACCGATGCGAATTCACCATTGCGCCCAATTCTAAAAAAGGAGTTTTCGGATTGGCCTGGAATGTTGAAAATGCAGATAACAATTTCAATTTTGCAGTCTCCGTTACAGGTCAGCACATGGTATTTAATACCAAAGACGGGGCCTATTCCTATCCGAAAAGCTGGACCACCTCCTCTAAAAAAGTGGAAAAAGGAAAGGCGCAGATTTTAACCGTAAAAAGCAATGGTTCCAATTATCAGTTTTTACTGGACGATGCCGTGCTTTGCGAATTACCCTACTATAAATTTGAAGGCACGAATTCAGTCGGATTTTATGTGCAGAATTTTATTGATGTAAGAGTAAACTGGGTGGAGATTGTGCAGGATCGTGGAGCAATGAATGTGTTAAGCGGTACGGATTTAGATGTAGTGAAAAAAACAAATCTGGGTTCAAATGTCAATACAGTTTACACCGAAAAAAAACCGGTGATCTCGCACGATGGTCATACCCTCTTTTTTGTCCGCTCAGAAGACCCCCAGAATTTTGGAGTAGATAAGGCCGATGATATCTGGTTTGCAACGGTGGATGATCAAAACCAGTGGAGCAAAGCTAAAAATGTGGGTCGACCCGTAAACAATAAAGAAAACAACAGCTGTATCGGCGTGGCGCAGGACAATAGCTGGATCATGTTAAAAGGTCAATACACCAGTGATGGAGAATACAAAGGATCCGGTTTTTCCATTGCTTCCAAAAATGGAGAAGGATGGTTTAATCCCGTTAATCTCACTGTAAAGAATTATTACAACAATGCCAAATACCAGGAAGCCTGTGTGAGTCCCGATGGCAACGTGTTGATGTTCGCCATTCAGCGTGAAGATTCCTATGGAAACAAAGATTTATATGTAAGCAAACGACTACCCGACGGAACATTTTCTGAACCGGTAAATTGCGGTGCAAATGTAAATTCCTTCGCTGCGGAAATTGGTCCTTTTATTGCCGGCGACGGTAAAACTGTTTATTACGCATCCGAAGGATTACCCGGATATGGAGATGCAGATATATTTATGATTCAGCGATTGGACGACAGCTGGACCAATTGGTCGAACCCCGTGAATTTGGGTCCAACCATCAACTCCGCAGGATGGGATGCTTATTTTTCTACCGATGCAAAAGGAGAGTGGGGGTATATGGTGTCGACCGAAAATGCAATCGGCCGTTCAGATATTTTCCGTTTTCGATTACCGGAAAAAGCAAAACCGAAAATAACATGTGTGGTAAAAGGAAAAATTATCAATGCAAAAACCAATGAACCCATGATTGGTGAGCTGACATTTAATGTGCTTGAAACAGATTCCCTCTTAGGCAAAATTTATGCTTTACCTTCAGACGGAACCTTCTCCATGGTGTTAAAAGAAGGATTACAATATTCCATCGATGCCACTTATCCCGGCTATTTAGGAGAGCGAATCAGTATTGATTTACGCGATGTAAAAGAATCGGTAGAAAAAGAAGTGGTGATGTATTTAAAACCCATCGAAAATGAAACGACGGTTGAGCTGAACAATGTCTTTTTCGAAGAAAATAAAGCTGAATTGCATTACAGCAGTAAAGCACAATTGCATTGGGTTAGAATTTTTATGGAGAAAAATCCGGAAACGGTAATTCTTATTGGTGGACATGCCATGGTGAGTGGTGCATCGGAGAAATTCAATAAAAAATTATCGGAAGACCGCGCAAAAACCGTTTACAAATACCTGATAGAAATTGGCGTGGATAAAAAACGATTGAAGTACAAAGGATATGGATCATCCAAACCGGTGTATAGTGGAACGGATCCTGGACAGAATTCTAAAAACAGATGTGTGGATTTTACCATCATTTCTAAATAA